In Nematostella vectensis chromosome 11, jaNemVect1.1, whole genome shotgun sequence, a genomic segment contains:
- the LOC5500539 gene encoding lactadherin isoform X1, with amino-acid sequence MFGHHLLASHYDETDVGELWECYKLCYDDKENCASINYDMKNGRCKRMKATHANLPHGLVKLENSVYADIRDGKGCANKPHPLGMEDGSIQDTSITASSHWIEPGHNPHHARLNNQPVSGQHIGAWAAKYNQKGEYLEVDLGQVTWITHVATQGRPKGTGSIHWVTEYSVEYSLKGDQWQSYQDGNGVIKVFHGNSDMTTVVKNEFSPVIQARYVRIVAHAWYGYIAMRAEFYGCAA; translated from the exons ATGTTTGGCCACCACCTCCTTGCATCTCACTATGACGAGACAGACGTTGGGGAACTTTGGGAATGCTACAAACTCTGCTATGACGACAAAgaaaactgcgccagcatcaACTACGACATGAAAAATGGGAGATGCAAACGCATGAAGGCGACACACGCAAACCTGCCTCATGGACTCGTGAAACTGGAAAACTCAGTTTACGCGGATATAAGAGATGGCAAAG GTTGTGCTAACAAACCCCACCCCCTGGGGATGGAAGATGGCAGCATTCAAGACACAAGTATCACGGCTTCGTCACATTGGATTGAACCGGGTCACAACCCTCACCACGCGCGTCTAAACAATCAGCCAGTGAGTGGACAACACATAGGCGCATGGGCAGCCAAGTATAATCAAAAAGGCGAGTACCTAGAGGTGGACCTGGGCCAAGTCACGTGGATTACCCATGTAGCAACGCAGGGGCGCCCGAAAGGAACAGGTTCTATCCATTGGGTGACCGAGTACAGTGTGGAGTACAGTCTGaagggagatcagtggcagagttaccaagacgggaatggtgtgattaag gttttcCATGGCAACTCAGATATGACCACTGTGGTGAAGAACGAGTTCTCCCCTGTCATCCAAGCGCGTTACGTCAGGATTGTAGCACATGCTTGGTATGGTTATATCGCTATGAGAGCGGAGTTTTACGGATGTGCAGCTTGA
- the LOC5500539 gene encoding lactadherin isoform X2 → MTNVQQAADQNTRLTHEPVNFRNICTLQIERIYKWRECKLNTNKNSNYKHTPHASKRLQSNLEGCANKPHPLGMEDGSIQDTSITASSHWIEPGHNPHHARLNNQPVSGQHIGAWAAKYNQKGEYLEVDLGQVTWITHVATQGRPKGTGSIHWVTEYSVEYSLKGDQWQSYQDGNGVIKVFHGNSDMTTVVKNEFSPVIQARYVRIVAHAWYGYIAMRAEFYGCAA, encoded by the exons ATGACCAACGTGCAACAAGCCGCCGATCAAAATACTCGCTTGACGCATGAACCCGTGAATTTTAGAAATATTTGCACATTACAAATAGAGCGTATTTACAAATGGAGAGAATGTAAACTTAACACCAACAAAAACAGCAATTATAAGCACACTCCACACGCAAGTAAACGACTTCAGTCGAATTTGGAAG GTTGTGCTAACAAACCCCACCCCCTGGGGATGGAAGATGGCAGCATTCAAGACACAAGTATCACGGCTTCGTCACATTGGATTGAACCGGGTCACAACCCTCACCACGCGCGTCTAAACAATCAGCCAGTGAGTGGACAACACATAGGCGCATGGGCAGCCAAGTATAATCAAAAAGGCGAGTACCTAGAGGTGGACCTGGGCCAAGTCACGTGGATTACCCATGTAGCAACGCAGGGGCGCCCGAAAGGAACAGGTTCTATCCATTGGGTGACCGAGTACAGTGTGGAGTACAGTCTGaagggagatcagtggcagagttaccaagacgggaatggtgtgattaag gttttcCATGGCAACTCAGATATGACCACTGTGGTGAAGAACGAGTTCTCCCCTGTCATCCAAGCGCGTTACGTCAGGATTGTAGCACATGCTTGGTATGGTTATATCGCTATGAGAGCGGAGTTTTACGGATGTGCAGCTTGA